The Rubrobacter naiadicus DNA segment CGCAGGACGGTCAACATAGACGAGATCGATTCCATGAAGGGCTAGGGAGGAAGCGGAAGAGTTGAACACGGCGGGATCGCAGCTCATCATCGCGGCCATAGTCGGGCTGCCTTTCATGTCCTTTCTCGCGTGCGTCTTCCTCGGGCGGCGCCTGAAGGAGAACGCCCAGTACGTCTCGATACTTGCCGTCACGATCTCGCTCGTCTTCTCCGTCTTCGCGCTTCTGTGGGTCGCCGGGGTGCTGCCCGCGAGCGGGGGCCAGATCTCTTTCTCTGTGCCCTGGATAGGACTCGGGGAGAACGCGACGTTCCCGATGGGCGTGCAGATCGGGCACTGGACGGCGGTCATGCTCGTGATCGTGTGTTTCGTGAGCCTGATGGTGCAGCTCTTCTCCGGCGGGTACATGGCGGGTCATCCCCGGTTCGCCTGGTACTACGCGGTGGTGAGCATCTTCACCGGTTCGATGCTCGGGCTCGTCGTCTCTCCGAACTTCATCCAGGCGTACTTCTTCTGGGAGCTCGTCGGCGGGACCTCTTATCTGATCCACGGCTTCTACTTCGAGCGTCCGGCGGCGACCTACGCGGCGCAGAAGGCTTTCATCGTCAACCGGGTGGCCGACGCGGCGCTCTTTATCGGGATCATGGTCTTCTGGCGCGAGACGGGGACGACCTCCTTCTCCGGGATAGCCGAGGCGGCGAAGGCCGGGATCATCGGGCAGACGGCGCTCACCATCGGACTTCTCCTGGTTCTGCTCGGGGCGACGGGCAAGAGCGCGCAGTTCCCGCTGCACGTGTGGCTCTCGAACGCCATGCAGGGTCCGACCCCGCTCTCGGCCCTGATCCACGCGGCGGCGATGATCGTCACCGGCGTCTACGTGATCTCGCGCACCTACGACATCTTCGTCCAGAGCCCTACGGCGATGGAGGTCGTCGCGATAGTCGGGGCGTTCACCGCGTTCATGGCGGCGACGATGGCGCTGGTGCAGAAGGACATAAAGCAGATAATCGCTTACTCGACGATCTCGCAGTTCGGGTACGTGATGCTCGGGCTCGGCGTCGGGGCCTTCACGGCCGGTGTCTTCCACATCTACACCCACGCGCTCTTCAAGTCGCTTCTGTTCCTGCTCGCGGCGAACCTGGGGTACGCCGTGGCCGGCAGCTCTGACATGCGGGTGATGGGTGGACTGAAGAGCAGGATGCCGGTCACCTACTGGGCTTTCGTGATAGCCGGTCTCGCGCTCGCCGGGGTCTTCCCGTTCAGCGGGTTCTGGAGCAAGGACGCTGTGATAGCGGCGGCTTACGAGGGAGGGCACTACGTGCTCTTCGCCCTGGCCCTTCTTACGGTGGGGCTGACCGCGTTCTACATCTTCCGGGGGATCTTCATCTGCTTCCACGGGGAGCCGCGCAGCGAAGACGCGCGCAAGGCGAGCGAGGTTCCCGTGATAATGCGCGTGCCGGTCGTGATACTGGCCTTTCTGTCGGTGGTCGCCGGCTGGGTTGGTATCCCCAAGGGGTTCGGGCTGCCCGTGAAGGACGTCTTCGGGGACTTCGTGCGCCCCGACCGGTTCGTGCAGAGCATGACGCACGCGAACCCGGGGCTGTTCAGCTTCGTGCTGGCAGGCATCTCGGTTCTCTTCGCGCTCGTCGGGCTGTGGCTCGCGTACGTGTTCGTGCTGGCGCGGCCTCAGTGGGCCGAGGCGCTCGGGAGGAGGTTGCCGGTGGTTCACGACTTCCTCCTCAACGGTTGGTACTTCGACCTCTGTTACGACAGGCTCTTCGTCCGTCCGGCCAAAGCCCTCGGACGGGCGGTGCGTGACTTCGATCTGCGGGAGGTTGGTGGTTTGGTGAGCGGCTTTGGCAGGGGCGCGGGATGGGCCGGCGAGAAGCTGCGCTCGCTTCAGACCGGCGGAGCCCAGAACTACGCGCTCTTCATACTCTTCGGGGCTTTCGCGGTGGCGGTGCTCGCGAGCGCGCAGTACTCGTTCATCGCCGTCATCGTGCTCGTGGCGTTCGGGCTGGCGGCTGCTGCGGTGGGGTCCAGGCTGTGATCACGACGGTAACGATATTCATCCCGCTGCTCGGCGCCCTGCTGATGATGCTTTTGCCGAAGGAGTTCGAGGAGAGGAGGGTGCGCGCCATCGCGGCCGCGGTCGCGGCCGTTCCGCTCGCGCTCGCGCTCTACGTCTACTTCGTCTACCGGCACGATCTGGGTGCGCCGGCTCTCACCCAGAACGTCACCTGGGTCTCCTCCCTGAACATCGGCTACCGGGTCGGGCTCGACGGCATAGGGTTCGGGATGTTCCTGCTGACGGCGCTGCTCACGCTCATCGCGGTGGTGGCGGCGTGGGACGTGCGACGCAACCTGAGGCAGTACTTCGCGCTGCTGTTCGTCGCCGAGGTGGGGATGCTCGGGGTCTTCGCCGCGCAGGATCTCGTTCTCTTCTACGTGTTCTTCGAGCTGACGCTGCTCCCGATGTATCTGCTGGTGGGTGCGTGGGGGGACGAAAACCGGAGGGCCGCGGCGATAAAGTTCTTCCTCTACACGTTCCTCGGGAGCACGATAATGCTCGCGGGATTTCTGGCGTTCGGTATCCTGGCCGGGAGTTTCTCCTTCTCCACCCTCGAAGGTGGAGGGGGGCTCTCGCGGGCCGCCCAGGTGGCGGTCGCCGCCCCGATAGTGCTCGGGCTCCTGATCAAGGTGCCGGCCGTGCCGCTGCACGGGTGGCTCCTCGACGTCTACCTCTCCAGCCCGACCTCGACCAACGTGGTGCTCTCTGGGATACTGCCGAAGCTCGGGACCTACGGGCTCTTGCGGGTCGCGATCCCGCTCCTGCCGCAGGGGGTGCATCCGTTTTTGCCGTACATCGCGATCCTGGCGGTGGTAAACATACTCTAT contains these protein-coding regions:
- a CDS encoding complex I subunit 4 family protein, giving the protein MITTVTIFIPLLGALLMMLLPKEFEERRVRAIAAAVAAVPLALALYVYFVYRHDLGAPALTQNVTWVSSLNIGYRVGLDGIGFGMFLLTALLTLIAVVAAWDVRRNLRQYFALLFVAEVGMLGVFAAQDLVLFYVFFELTLLPMYLLVGAWGDENRRAAAIKFFLYTFLGSTIMLAGFLAFGILAGSFSFSTLEGGGGLSRAAQVAVAAPIVLGLLIKVPAVPLHGWLLDVYLSSPTSTNVVLSGILPKLGTYGLLRVAIPLLPQGVHPFLPYIAILAVVNILYGAFVGFMQPDLKALVSYSSLATLGFILLGASAVNTVGYNGAVLQQFTHGLYSALLFVVVGIFQARTGTREISQLGGLVGRMPWAASLFAIGSLAAMGLPGLAVFSSEFMTLLGGYDAHPVQAVLAALGIVTGAFYFLYMLARVIFGPIKNPAYEAIQDATPLEMTAIFPLAALLVLIGFFPGLLVVVQHHAVQSVLTVIGGG
- the nuoL gene encoding NADH-quinone oxidoreductase subunit L, translated to MNTAGSQLIIAAIVGLPFMSFLACVFLGRRLKENAQYVSILAVTISLVFSVFALLWVAGVLPASGGQISFSVPWIGLGENATFPMGVQIGHWTAVMLVIVCFVSLMVQLFSGGYMAGHPRFAWYYAVVSIFTGSMLGLVVSPNFIQAYFFWELVGGTSYLIHGFYFERPAATYAAQKAFIVNRVADAALFIGIMVFWRETGTTSFSGIAEAAKAGIIGQTALTIGLLLVLLGATGKSAQFPLHVWLSNAMQGPTPLSALIHAAAMIVTGVYVISRTYDIFVQSPTAMEVVAIVGAFTAFMAATMALVQKDIKQIIAYSTISQFGYVMLGLGVGAFTAGVFHIYTHALFKSLLFLLAANLGYAVAGSSDMRVMGGLKSRMPVTYWAFVIAGLALAGVFPFSGFWSKDAVIAAAYEGGHYVLFALALLTVGLTAFYIFRGIFICFHGEPRSEDARKASEVPVIMRVPVVILAFLSVVAGWVGIPKGFGLPVKDVFGDFVRPDRFVQSMTHANPGLFSFVLAGISVLFALVGLWLAYVFVLARPQWAEALGRRLPVVHDFLLNGWYFDLCYDRLFVRPAKALGRAVRDFDLREVGGLVSGFGRGAGWAGEKLRSLQTGGAQNYALFILFGAFAVAVLASAQYSFIAVIVLVAFGLAAAAVGSRL